The stretch of DNA TCACTGCGCTAGCGAAGACGGGCAAAGAATGCAACGAGGAGGCGCCAGCCATGGCTTGAGGTGGGTGCTGCCCCAGTGTAGATCATGTTTCCTAATGGATTACAACGTATTGATTTGGAATGTGCGTGGGCATAACAGCCCAGCACGTAGAGGTGTGGTTAGATCGGTGATCCGGAATCACAATGTATCGATGGTTTGTATCCAAGAAACCAAACTAGCATCCGTTGATCTGAATGCGGTGCATCAAATTTGTGGGCCGGAGTTTGACCAGTTCTGCATTGCACCAGCGCTGGGAACAAGGGGAGGGATTTTGTTGGCATGGAAGAGTGACAAACTTAGTCTGCCCAATACTCACGCAACTGAATCCTTCGTGGCAGCTCATGGACAAACTGCAGATGGCACGCCTTTTGGTCTGATGACAGTGTATGGACCGCAAGAGGTAGATGACAAGATCGCATTTTTGGCAGAGATAAAGGAGATTTATGGGTCTTTCTTCCCGGCGGGGACGCCGGTCTTCCTTGGAGGAGATTTCAATCTCATTGTACGAGCCACAGACAAGAGCAACTCCAATATAAATCGGCGTTGCATCTCAGCTTTCAGAGGTTTCATTAATGATTTGCAGCTCAAAGATCTCTATCTGCATGGACGGAGGTACACTTGGAGTAATGAGCAAGCAAGAGCAACGATGGTAAAGCTTGATCGGATCCTTTTCAATGAGGAGTGGGATGCTATGTTTCCAGGATGCTTACTTTAGGCTCTATCCAGCGAGATATCAGATCATTGCCCATTACTATTGACCTGCGATGCACCTTTCCGGCCGGCAAGAAAATTCCACTTCGAAAACCATTGGCCGAAGATGCAGGGATTCGAGGACACTGTGAGGCATGCATGGCAGAGGCAAACTGCTGCAACGGAGCCAATTGCGAGGTTCGCTGAGAAGCTGAGGTGGACAGGGAGAGAGCTGCAACGATGGGGGCAAAATTTGTCAATAACATAGCCCTCAAGGAGGCAATCACGAGCGAGATCATCGCAAGATTAGACAAGGCAATGGACAACAGGCAACTATCACCTGAGGAGAGACAGTTCAGGGCTATGATGAAGATGCAAAGACTAGGACTCGCTGCACTAGAGAGAACCATTTCGAGACAGAGATCGAGAATACTTTGGCTAAAAGAAGGAGATGCTAGCAACCGTTTCTTCCAGTCCAAAGCTTCTgctagaaggaggaggaagcacatCCACTGTGTGGTTCATGAAGGGGTCCCGCACACTGACCAAGCCGGCAAAGTGCAAGCTATGCATGATTTCTTCGATGGGTTGATGGGGCAAAAAGTTCAGAGAGGGCATGGCATTAATTTCCATGAGATCGGAATCCAGGAGGTGGACCTGGCGGATTTGGATTGTCCAATATCAGTTGAGGAGGTGAAGGCGGCCATTACGGAGATCGATGGGAATAAGGCGCCGGGGCCAGATGGGTACACGGGCATGTTCTATAAGTGCTGCTGGGAAATCATCAAAACTGATTTGATGGATGCACTGTCCACTGTGCAATGTTTGAACGCCAGAAATCTGCATCCCCTAAATGAAAGTACGATGGTGTTGCTACCCAAGAAGGAGGACGCGGAATCGCCAAGGGACTACAGACCTATCTGCTTAATCTCAAGTTTTGCCAAGCTGATCGCCAAGATCTTCGCTATCCGTATCAGAGGGCACATGAAAGATCTTGTCCGCCCATGCCAAAATGCTTTCATCCGAGGTCGCACCATTCATGACAATTACACCTATGTCAGTGCTCTAGCCAAAACTTTCAGGCAATCCAAGACACCCGCACTGTTGTTGAAACTGGACATCGAGAAAGCTTTTGACACGGTATCGTGGGAATTCTTGCTGGAAGTGCTGACGGCCAAGGGCTTTGGGACTAGGTTCACGGATCTAATTGCTATCATGCTCGCGTCTTCGTCCACGCGTGTGCTAGTTAATGGCGAGCTCTCCGACCCAATTCACCACCAGAGAGGTCTACGGCAAGGAGACCCCCTTTCCCCGCTATTGTTCGTAATCGTGCTTGACTGCCTTGCAGCATTATTTACGGCTGCGGAGAACGCCAACATCCTGAAGCCAATTGGGAATCATAGGATGGCCTATAGAACATCTTTATATGCCGATGACGCCGTGCTTTTCATcaatccggaggaggaggaggtcaaggCAGTAAAGGACTTACTGGACATCTTTGGTTCCGCAACCGGGCTGCGCACAAACTTCAGTAAGAGCTCGATTATTCCAGTGGCATGCGGGCACCTAAACCTGACAGCAATGGTGCAAGATTTTGGGTGCGCAATACAAAATTTCCCGTGCAAATATCTGGGAATGCCTCTCTCGGATTCCAAGATGCGCAAGGTGGATTATCAGCCGGCCATTGACAAGCTATACATCAAGCTAAAAGGATGGAACCTCCTGCACTGCTCTATGGATGGAAGGCTGCTGCTGGTCACACATGTTCTCTCCGCCATGGTGGTGTTCCAGATGATGGTGCTCGACATGCCGGCTTGGCTCAGAAAACTGATAGACAAGATTCGGAGAGGTTTCTTATGGGAAGGGAAAGAGCTCGCAAGTCGAGGTAAATGCCTTGTTAGTTGGAAGGTGGTTTGTCGGCCGACATGTTTCGGAGGCCTAGGGATACAGGACCTCGCTGCTAAAAGTACGGCGCTGCGCATGAGGTGGCTGTGGTTATCATGGACGGatacaaacagagcatggcatgggCTGCTGCTGCCGTCGGACGCTAGAGTGGGGGCGCTCTTCGCTATATCAGTACATTTTCATCTGGGGGATGGGGAACGAATCAAGTTCTGGAGCGATGCTTGGTTCCAAGGGGTGGCCCTATGCTATGCTTTCCCAGAGCTTTTTCGCCATTGCACGAGAAAGAACCTGACGGTCGCGCAGGCAATCACAGAAGGAAGATGGACAAGGCACCTAAAACAGTCGTTGTCAGTGCAGGCGGTGCGTGAATACACGAGCCTCTGGAGTAGCATGCAAaccatcattctggcaaaccatccGGATGCGATCTCCTGGAGATGGACTGCCAACGGTGAATTTTCCACGGCATCGGCTTACGCCATTCAGTTTGATGGCTCGCAAAGATCAAACTTCAAGGAAATAATCTGGAAATCAGGCGCACCTCTGAAGTGTAGGATATATTCTTGGATGGCCGTCCTGGGGCGGGTGCTCACGGCAGACAACTTGGCGAAGAGGGGCTGGCCGCACAGCCCATCCTGTCGGCTTTGCGGCAATGCGCCGGAAGACGCGACGCATTTGCTGGCTGCATGCCCTTTTGCTAGAGACCTCTGGCTGTGCATGGTGCAGCGCTGCAACCTAAACCCTGCCGTGGCGCCGCAGGCCGGGACGACGTCGCTGCTGGAATggtgggaagaggggagaaggaggaTACCACCCGGGCACCGCCGAGCGTGGAGTGCTCTGGTGCAGCTCATCTGGTGGAATACATGGAAAGAGCGAAATGCCCGAATCTTCAACAACGTCACATCCTCTGTGCCACAAGTTCAGCAACGCATCATCGAGGAACTGTTGCTGTGGACATTGGCGAAGAGAACAAAGATTGCTCAGTTGATGAACAGACCTAGGGAACCTGACTAGGATCATTAGATGGTGTATGTATGGGTGTTAAAATAGGATGATCATCTTTTATCCCTTGCTGGGGATTTAGGTGTATGCTCTGTACCAAATttcctctctctatatatattcAATGAAATGCTGCGCTGACAGCTTTTcgtcaaaaaagaaaaaaggaaagaaataatCGTGAGGATACGAAGCCAGCGTGCTTAATAAGTCGACCGTGGTACTTAAtaagtcctctctctctctgtgtcaaTCCCATTTCTCCCTAGCTCGAGCGTGCAGCAATGGCGGACCCGACGAGCTTGGCCGCAAGAGTTCCCCCGCCGTCCAAAAGGAAGAAAGAGGAACCAACTCATCTCCAAACCTCGCCCCTTCTTTCCCCCACGGCGGCCGCAGGCTGGTCCGCCGTCCCTCCGGACCTCGTCCGCCGCGTCGCCGACTCTCTCCTCGCCACCAACGACCTCGACTGCTACATGCACCTCCGTGCCACCTGCCCCGGCTGGCGCGCTGCCACCGACGACCCCAAGAGCAGCGAGTCCGACCGTCGCTTCGAGCCGCGCCAGTGGATCCTCCTCGACGAGGTCTTCGAGAGCGAGGGTGAAGAGATGCTCCTGTGCAACGCCGACACCGGCCGCTTCCTCCGCAGAAAGTTCCCCATGCTCCGCGACCACTACACCATGGCAACCACTCACAACGGCTACTTCGTGCTGGCGGACAAGAGCCCTCCTCACACGGCCAGCGTCCTCAACCCTCTCACCGGCGCTGTCGTCCGTTTCCTGGTCCCCGTGCCACCGCAGATGGGTGCCGCTGACGTCGTCTTCCGTGATGGCTCTCCGCTCAAGCTCATTGTCATCTGCAACTCGTCTCATGCGCAACATTACACGGCCAATCCTGACAGTCAGAGTTTCACCGTGCTTGATTGTGGACCAGATTATAATTTCTTACTCAAGACGGGCGTGAATGGTGGTGTGTACGCGAGCTTGAACAAAGCTGCCACGTTTGCTATTCTATTCACCTACCTGGCAGCCTATCATTTCCCGCCTGGTTTGAGTACAAGCATGTTGCTTGCCAATGTTTTCTCCGGCTGCACATATGACGGAGACGACGATCGATGTTTTCTAGTCGGATTGGATGGACACATGTTGCTCGTCTTCAGAAAACGCACAACCGTCTTCCCTAGTGTTCTCAGATTTGACACCGTGACCCGCCAGCTCGTGCCTATGTGGAGCATCGGCAGGTTTGCCATCTTCGTTGGGCATCGAAGATGTGTGGCTGTGGATGCTGATAAGTTCCCAGGCATTGAGCCGAATTGCGTCTACTTCACTCGACATCTGGATCGGTCCGCTCACATCTGGAAGTATAACTTCCATTTGGTCCAAGTGATATCTGAAGATGTCGATTTCTTGGAGCAGGACGATCAGTTTGTCCTCGTCGCCGACCGTCCTTTCACCATCATCCATCTTCTCTCCAGCTACACCATTAACATGCCAGATTCTCAACTGCCCTTCTAACAAAAGCCATAAGGCGCCGGCAAGCCAACTCTGGGGACAGTGGTCTCGACAACCGACCGACAAGGTTATGCTTTTGCCAAGTAGTAATTGTTCctagtcattttcttttgttattttGGTTTGCCTTGCCCTATTAAGGGTAAGAAACATGTTGCTTATAGGATAGATCATCGGTGCTAGAACTACTGTTTTCTATCTCAATGAGTACTACCTAGCTAATGCTACATCTATTGTGCTTGATGTTATCTTATGCTTGTGTCCACTTGTTCTTCTCTTGCAGTCTTGTACTACTTCTTAACAACATAATATACTGCTTAATTTCTTAGTGATGCCGGCACAGTTTGACGTTACCTTAAGCTTTGTTAGTTTGCAATGTCCTGTATTGGATTTTTTATTTGCTTACTGATGGCCTGTGGAGCACCTGTAAGTTGCTGCCAAGGCTTAGAACAGGGTATCGGTAATGAAAGTAACACCCATCTGATTTTCTAATGCTACCTAGCATCCATGCTTCAATTCCtggcatctactccctccgttcagaattagttatctcggatatggatgtatctagaacgaaaatatgtctagatacatccatttctgcgacaagtaattccgaacggagggagtaatttgcaACCTGTTCCTTGTATTTCTGAGCATTACTGTAGAGACACAATCTGCAGCACCGATGATGTTAAGAACAATTCAGCTCCTACAATCTGCAGCTCATCATTGCTGCAAAGAACCAAACTATAAAGATGTTCTCTGCATATAAATATGAGTTTTGATATGGTTTGCGGTTGCTGCAAAGAACGATGTTCCCTGC from Triticum dicoccoides isolate Atlit2015 ecotype Zavitan chromosome 6A, WEW_v2.0, whole genome shotgun sequence encodes:
- the LOC119316149 gene encoding uncharacterized protein LOC119316149, translated to MADPTSLAARVPPPSKRKKEEPTHLQTSPLLSPTAAAGWSAVPPDLVRRVADSLLATNDLDCYMHLRATCPGWRAATDDPKSSESDRRFEPRQWILLDEVFESEGEEMLLCNADTGRFLRRKFPMLRDHYTMATTHNGYFVLADKSPPHTASVLNPLTGAVVRFLVPVPPQMGAADVVFRDGSPLKLIVICNSSHAQHYTANPDSQSFTVLDCGPDYNFLLKTGVNGGVYASLNKAATFAILFTYLAAYHFPPGLSTSMLLANVFSGCTYDGDDDRCFLVGLDLLSSYTINMPDSQLPF